One window of the Chryseotalea sp. WA131a genome contains the following:
- a CDS encoding helix-turn-helix transcriptional regulator translates to MQQPELGRRLTALRKEKNLTQEELVEKSHVSVRTIQRIEAGEVLPRTITVKILLEALGESYDSFLTKQNQMMETQKSTLPTTYRNTLLIAVLAGAVYLISEIILGTMDIAWFTDGRDWGFRMNAIYSGLTIVMIVSFAFFARGFIALSTVFENSLLKVAAYLFIIVTASKGILDISSLSVEDLESIWIFYTAIAVIMGAVSIVFGISLVRLQDGMGELARSAGILEIVIGCLLVTVVLFFITYVILIPTVVIEIIVLYRGYEYLSKSPEATVA, encoded by the coding sequence ATGCAACAACCGGAACTGGGCAGACGACTGACCGCCTTACGCAAAGAAAAAAACCTGACGCAGGAAGAGTTGGTGGAAAAAAGCCACGTGAGTGTGCGCACTATTCAACGCATTGAGGCGGGTGAAGTATTGCCCCGCACCATTACGGTAAAAATTTTATTGGAAGCACTTGGAGAAAGTTATGATTCATTTTTAACCAAACAAAACCAAATGATGGAAACACAAAAAAGTACTTTACCCACCACCTACCGAAACACACTCTTGATAGCCGTGCTGGCGGGGGCAGTTTATCTGATTTCTGAAATTATTCTCGGCACGATGGATATTGCCTGGTTCACAGACGGCCGCGACTGGGGATTTCGGATGAATGCGATCTACTCCGGCCTTACGATTGTGATGATCGTTTCCTTCGCATTTTTCGCCCGAGGATTTATTGCCTTGAGCACCGTGTTCGAAAACTCACTACTAAAAGTAGCTGCTTACTTGTTTATTATTGTCACGGCAAGCAAGGGAATTTTAGATATCAGTTCGCTTTCAGTTGAAGACCTTGAGAGCATCTGGATTTTTTACACGGCCATCGCAGTAATAATGGGTGCTGTGAGCATTGTATTCGGAATATCCCTCGTTCGACTGCAAGATGGCATGGGCGAACTCGCGCGCAGCGCAGGCATTCTGGAAATTGTAATAGGTTGTTTGCTCGTGACGGTGGTGCTCTTTTTCATTACCTACGTGATCTTGATACCTACCGTGGTAATCGAGATTATCGTGCTCTACCGTGGGTATGAATATCTTTCTAAATCGCCAGAGGCGACAGTTGCATAA
- a CDS encoding beta-lactamase family protein — MLLWAGITLLGTINGWFHQPIAKSNTPASFLEAVDVEVNKQFVGNFAMAVMKDGIVEYEKFYSAGKAVDRNTFFQVASLSKWISAVGIMKLVEDGKLDLDVPVSKYLTRWQLPPSPFNNEEVTVRRLLSHTAGLTDRLGYSGFKKGTPIQSLEESLTKAADADEGISGEVRVGIKPGEFKYSGGGYTLLQLLVEEVSGQSFASYMKEKIFVPFNMTHSSYLWKDSSDVELAEFYNSDASKADHYRYTSLVATSLYTSLADLELFCQAFLKGKNNEPIGRSVLSPESLAAMRKPHGQSMGVDIWGLGTVLFATTEGNDFIIGHDGKSTPPINTAVRLNPETGDGIIVLETGSPALATKLASEWVFWRTGKVDTFLFPMLIDVMIWIIGIGWVVIIAITIVLSARYQPQSILSI, encoded by the coding sequence ATGCTTCTATGGGCTGGGATTACACTTTTGGGTACCATCAACGGTTGGTTTCATCAACCTATTGCTAAATCAAATACGCCTGCATCTTTTCTTGAGGCTGTTGATGTAGAAGTGAACAAACAATTCGTAGGAAACTTTGCCATGGCAGTAATGAAAGATGGCATCGTTGAATATGAAAAATTTTATTCGGCAGGAAAGGCTGTGGATAGAAATACTTTTTTTCAGGTTGCATCATTGAGCAAGTGGATTTCTGCTGTTGGAATCATGAAGCTGGTTGAAGATGGAAAGCTCGATTTAGATGTACCGGTAAGCAAGTACTTAACGAGATGGCAATTACCGCCCAGTCCGTTCAATAACGAAGAAGTCACCGTGCGGAGATTGTTAAGTCATACGGCAGGACTTACCGACAGGCTTGGTTACTCAGGTTTTAAAAAAGGCACACCGATACAATCTTTAGAAGAATCCTTAACCAAAGCAGCCGATGCTGATGAAGGCATCAGTGGAGAAGTACGTGTCGGTATAAAGCCAGGCGAGTTTAAATATTCCGGTGGTGGCTATACACTTCTGCAACTACTGGTAGAAGAAGTGAGTGGACAATCCTTTGCCTCTTACATGAAAGAAAAAATATTTGTTCCTTTTAACATGACGCACTCTTCGTATTTGTGGAAAGATTCATCTGATGTTGAGCTGGCTGAATTTTACAACAGCGATGCAAGCAAAGCTGATCATTATCGCTACACATCACTTGTCGCTACTTCGCTGTACACTTCTCTCGCAGACTTAGAGTTATTCTGTCAGGCATTTTTGAAAGGGAAAAATAACGAACCCATTGGCAGAAGTGTGCTTTCACCAGAATCGCTTGCCGCCATGCGGAAACCGCACGGTCAATCGATGGGCGTTGACATTTGGGGATTGGGAACAGTACTATTCGCAACAACAGAAGGAAATGATTTCATCATCGGTCACGATGGAAAGAGCACACCACCCATCAATACAGCCGTTCGGTTGAACCCGGAGACTGGTGACGGGATTATTGTTCTTGAAACCGGAAGCCCCGCACTCGCCACAAAATTGGCCAGTGAGTGGGTCTTCTGGAGAACTGGAAAAGTAGATACGTTTCTTTTTCCGATGTTGATTGATGTAATGATTTGGATTATTGGGATAGGGTGGGTTGTGATTATTGCTATTACAATTGTATTGAGTGCACGCTACCAGCCTCAATCAATCTTATCGATTTGA
- a CDS encoding TIGR04255 family protein translates to MEFKNHKITEAVCAFRFDPSKNPWDVTFFSYFFDKIKQKGFDKKQEIKPVQLNFEFKGDSEPQSNIQHGETQMVFKTTNDQHAILMGNNYISFHSLNHYSGWDVFKPEIIDPNIAEYFGLGLGNGVLSAQMIYINNFDLESGRSLADYFKFVPNMKDFGEGEENSHFFQSNYTIAPNKQLSVKTVLNTGLLPKLNKRVILECNCIANNNSNEVLWNTLADDAHSAARNAFIQISSDYFKSLIK, encoded by the coding sequence ATGGAGTTTAAGAATCATAAAATAACTGAGGCTGTTTGTGCATTCAGGTTTGATCCATCGAAGAACCCATGGGATGTTACCTTCTTTTCTTATTTTTTTGATAAAATCAAGCAGAAAGGTTTCGATAAAAAACAAGAAATCAAACCAGTACAACTCAACTTTGAATTCAAAGGCGACTCAGAACCCCAATCAAACATTCAGCATGGTGAGACACAAATGGTTTTTAAAACCACTAATGATCAACATGCAATCTTAATGGGCAATAACTACATTTCTTTCCACTCCCTCAATCACTATTCCGGCTGGGACGTATTTAAGCCTGAGATAATTGATCCAAATATTGCTGAATACTTTGGTTTAGGATTGGGTAATGGAGTCCTTAGTGCCCAAATGATTTACATAAATAACTTTGATTTAGAGTCGGGAAGATCTCTAGCAGATTACTTCAAGTTCGTTCCAAACATGAAAGATTTCGGTGAAGGTGAGGAAAATTCTCATTTCTTTCAGAGCAATTATACAATCGCTCCAAATAAACAGTTATCTGTAAAAACCGTTCTAAACACAGGATTATTGCCAAAATTGAATAAAAGAGTAATTTTGGAATGCAATTGTATAGCCAACAACAATAGTAACGAGGTTCTTTGGAACACCTTAGCAGATGACGCACATAGCGCAGCGAGAAATGCCTTTATCCAGATATCATCTGATTATTTTAAAAGTTTAATAAAATAG
- a CDS encoding DUF4386 domain-containing protein: MNSNKKTARIAGAFYLILVLTGIFSLLYVPSKLIVWNDAAVTFNNIVANETLFRLGIVAGIIAYISFLFLPLVLYKLLSPIHKTIAISMVALAVVSVPISLININHKLEVLTFISEASYLDVFQAGELHTQVMLSLEHYNNGIEAVSIFWGLWLLPFGYLVFRSGFLPKLLGILLMMGCFGYLINFVGGFLFPGYASLGVASFISIPGSLGEIGTCLWLVIVGAKSGKN; this comes from the coding sequence ATGAACTCAAACAAAAAAACAGCTCGAATAGCGGGCGCATTTTACTTGATCCTTGTCCTAACCGGAATCTTTAGTTTACTCTATGTTCCCTCCAAGCTTATTGTGTGGAACGATGCTGCTGTTACCTTTAATAACATTGTAGCCAACGAAACTCTTTTTCGATTAGGTATTGTGGCAGGTATAATCGCCTACATCTCCTTTCTATTTCTGCCATTGGTTTTATACAAGTTGCTAAGCCCGATCCATAAAACAATTGCCATAAGCATGGTAGCATTGGCAGTTGTAAGTGTCCCTATATCACTCATTAACATCAATCACAAACTTGAAGTACTTACGTTCATTAGCGAGGCAAGCTATCTCGATGTATTTCAGGCAGGTGAACTGCACACGCAAGTCATGTTATCGCTTGAGCATTACAACAACGGAATCGAGGCCGTTTCCATCTTCTGGGGATTGTGGTTATTGCCGTTTGGTTACTTGGTCTTCAGGTCTGGTTTTCTTCCAAAATTATTAGGCATCTTATTAATGATGGGTTGCTTTGGTTATTTGATAAATTTTGTTGGCGGGTTTTTATTTCCAGGTTATGCAAGCTTAGGTGTTGCCAGTTTTATTTCTATACCAGGCAGCCTTGGTGAAATAGGAACTTGCCTTTGGTTGGTAATTGTGGGAGCGAAAAGTGGAAAAAACTGA
- a CDS encoding helix-turn-helix domain-containing protein — MKNVSILVPESSVPQAIADPQYLFTAVNQFLIASGKKPLFNVQLVGAKKEVKLNGGLFSVHTDQQLKDVKKTDLVFIPALFGDMSTAIAKNKILIPWITNQYNKGAEVASLCVGAFLLASTGLLNGKKCSTHWGFQNEFREMFPEVEVMDGSIITEEHRIYSSGGANSYWNMLLHLIEKYTDRDTAILASKYFAIDIDRQSQTTFAMFKAQKNHKDLAVIKAQEYIEKNIHEKITLDELAEMVALGRRSFERRFKQATNNSVLEYVHRVKIEAAKRSFESSRKNISEAMVDVGYTDTKAFRSIFKKITGLTPIEYRNKYNKQPAYTT; from the coding sequence ATGAAAAATGTAAGCATCCTCGTTCCCGAATCGTCTGTGCCGCAGGCCATAGCCGATCCACAGTATTTGTTCACAGCTGTGAATCAGTTTTTGATTGCCTCGGGGAAGAAGCCATTGTTCAATGTGCAACTGGTAGGCGCGAAAAAAGAAGTGAAGCTCAATGGAGGGTTGTTTTCAGTACATACCGATCAACAATTGAAGGATGTGAAGAAAACCGACTTGGTTTTTATACCCGCGCTGTTTGGCGATATGTCCACGGCCATTGCAAAAAACAAAATACTCATTCCGTGGATTACCAACCAGTATAATAAAGGAGCGGAAGTGGCTTCGCTTTGCGTGGGAGCTTTTTTGTTGGCCTCAACGGGATTGCTGAACGGCAAAAAATGTTCTACACATTGGGGTTTTCAAAACGAGTTCCGTGAAATGTTTCCAGAAGTGGAGGTGATGGACGGAAGTATCATTACCGAGGAGCATCGCATCTATTCCAGCGGTGGAGCCAACTCGTACTGGAACATGTTGTTGCATTTGATTGAAAAATATACAGACCGCGATACGGCCATTCTCGCCTCCAAATATTTTGCGATTGACATTGACAGACAAAGCCAAACGACCTTTGCCATGTTCAAAGCGCAGAAGAACCACAAAGACCTAGCGGTGATAAAGGCGCAAGAATACATTGAAAAAAACATCCACGAAAAAATCACGCTCGATGAATTGGCTGAGATGGTAGCCTTGGGCAGACGGAGTTTTGAGCGCAGGTTTAAGCAGGCCACCAACAATTCTGTGTTGGAGTATGTTCATCGTGTGAAGATTGAAGCGGCCAAAAGAAGTTTTGAATCAAGCCGCAAAAACATCAGCGAAGCAATGGTTGATGTGGGCTACACCGATACCAAAGCTTTCCGCTCGATTTTCAAAAAGATAACGGGGCTTACACCGATTGAATATCGGAATAAGTATAACAAGCAGCCAGCTTACACCACGTGA
- a CDS encoding SRPBCC family protein, whose translation MDKQKINIEATINASLAKVWQYYTEPKHITQWNNASDDWHTTRAENDLHKGGKFLSRMEAKDGSFGFDFTGVYDEVKVNEYIAYTIDDGRKVEIDFSAQGNQCKIRIAFEAETQNPIEMQREGWQAILDNFKKYTQSN comes from the coding sequence ATGGATAAGCAAAAAATCAACATCGAAGCAACTATCAACGCATCCCTTGCAAAAGTTTGGCAGTATTACACAGAACCCAAACACATAACCCAATGGAACAACGCCTCAGACGATTGGCACACCACGAGAGCAGAAAATGATTTGCATAAAGGAGGAAAGTTTCTCTCGCGCATGGAAGCTAAAGACGGAAGCTTTGGATTTGACTTCACGGGTGTGTACGATGAAGTAAAAGTAAACGAATATATTGCCTATACCATTGACGATGGTCGAAAAGTCGAAATTGATTTTAGTGCGCAAGGCAACCAATGCAAAATAAGGATAGCCTTTGAAGCAGAAACCCAAAACCCGATTGAAATGCAAAGAGAAGGGTGGCAAGCAATATTGGATAATTTTAAAAAATATACTCAATCAAATTAA
- a CDS encoding VOC family protein, translating to MNSIYPCLWFDGNAKAAAEFYCSVFENSKITADTPIVVNFELNGKKFMGLNGGPMFKFNEAVSFVVDCETQEEIDYYWDKLTKDGQESQCGWLKDKFGVSWQIVPTILGKLMADPSKTQRVVAAFTQMKKFDIEKLVTA from the coding sequence ATGAATTCTATTTACCCCTGCCTCTGGTTTGATGGCAACGCCAAAGCGGCCGCTGAATTTTATTGTTCGGTCTTTGAGAATTCAAAAATTACAGCCGACACGCCCATAGTTGTCAACTTTGAACTGAATGGAAAAAAATTTATGGGCTTAAATGGCGGACCGATGTTTAAATTCAATGAAGCCGTGTCATTTGTTGTCGATTGCGAAACTCAGGAAGAAATCGATTACTACTGGGATAAACTTACGAAAGATGGTCAGGAAAGTCAGTGCGGCTGGCTAAAAGATAAGTTTGGAGTGTCGTGGCAAATTGTTCCAACCATCTTGGGCAAGTTAATGGCCGACCCAAGCAAGACGCAGCGCGTGGTGGCGGCTTTCACGCAGATGAAGAAATTTGATATTGAAAAGTTAGTGACTGCCTAA
- a CDS encoding DUF1801 domain-containing protein, giving the protein MKTEIARDIDEYISFHPESVRMQLETLRQTIRKAAPKAEEVISYQMPAFKFYGMLVYFAAYKTHIGFYPTGSGIASFKKELDKYETSKGTVRFPIDKPLPLGLIGKMVKFRVKENFEKKTKKI; this is encoded by the coding sequence ATGAAAACAGAAATAGCACGAGACATTGACGAATATATTTCGTTTCATCCAGAAAGTGTGCGGATGCAATTGGAGACACTGCGCCAAACAATCCGCAAGGCAGCACCCAAAGCGGAAGAAGTCATCAGCTATCAAATGCCCGCATTCAAATTTTACGGAATGCTTGTGTACTTTGCCGCCTATAAAACGCATATCGGCTTTTACCCAACAGGTTCGGGCATTGCGTCATTCAAAAAAGAACTTGACAAATACGAGACATCAAAAGGCACGGTGCGTTTTCCCATTGATAAACCGCTTCCGCTTGGCTTGATTGGGAAAATGGTGAAGTTTAGAGTAAAGGAAAATTTCGAAAAGAAAACAAAGAAGATATGA
- a CDS encoding AMP-binding protein gives MEASTPIKQFLKWEKEVPNDTFLRQPVQGEWKKWTYQQAGEEIRKLATGLQALGLPPRSNVALLSKNCAHWVMADLAIMMAGHISVPLYATLTAPSIQQILEHSESKAIIIGKLDDYTNQKNGIPDNVKRIGVAFYGIHESLSWEKMVDENKPLQQVTDWDREELLTIMYTSGTTGKPKGVMHTSGTFDDTLRAAITELNLPKRPRVFSYLPMSHIAERMGIEMYGYYSGAEFSFAETLESFPKNLADTQPNTFFAVPRIWAKFREKILEKMPQKKLSTLLSIPIIGSIVKKSIRKKLGLGQATHIYSGAAPIAVDLLDWFDSIGIEIFQAIGMTEDCVNSHFNRHGKNKKGTVGIPFKGVQVKLSSEGELRLKSTGNMKGYYKEPELTAQAFDEEGFLKTGDKGEIDREGFLTIVGRVKDQFKTDKGKYVSPAPIEMKLLANTDIEQVCVVGMGIPQPIMLTVLSAAGKAKPKEELIKSLTTSMNEVNASLEPYEKMEKVVIMKSDWSIENGLMTPTLKVKRNEVEKIHVPKYPTWYHTKESVVIWE, from the coding sequence ATGGAAGCTAGCACACCAATCAAGCAATTTTTGAAATGGGAAAAAGAAGTCCCTAACGATACTTTTCTTCGTCAGCCTGTTCAGGGCGAATGGAAAAAGTGGACTTATCAACAAGCAGGGGAAGAAATTCGAAAATTAGCCACAGGCCTTCAAGCATTGGGGCTGCCACCGCGCAGCAATGTGGCCTTGCTCTCAAAAAATTGCGCGCACTGGGTAATGGCTGATTTAGCCATTATGATGGCAGGTCATATTTCGGTCCCACTTTATGCAACGCTCACAGCCCCTTCCATCCAGCAGATATTAGAACACAGCGAGTCGAAAGCCATCATCATTGGCAAATTGGATGATTACACCAATCAAAAGAACGGCATCCCTGACAACGTTAAGCGAATTGGTGTAGCGTTTTATGGTATACACGAATCACTTTCGTGGGAAAAGATGGTGGACGAAAACAAACCCTTGCAACAAGTAACCGATTGGGACCGCGAGGAGTTGCTTACTATCATGTACACTTCAGGCACTACGGGCAAACCAAAAGGCGTGATGCACACCAGCGGCACATTTGACGATACACTCCGAGCCGCCATCACCGAATTGAACCTGCCCAAACGTCCTCGTGTTTTCTCTTATTTGCCCATGAGCCACATTGCCGAACGCATGGGCATTGAGATGTACGGGTACTATAGCGGGGCTGAATTTTCGTTTGCCGAAACATTGGAGAGCTTCCCTAAAAATCTGGCTGATACCCAGCCCAATACATTCTTTGCAGTGCCGCGCATCTGGGCCAAGTTTCGCGAAAAAATTCTGGAGAAGATGCCACAGAAAAAATTGAGCACACTATTATCGATTCCTATCATTGGTAGCATCGTGAAGAAGAGCATTCGCAAGAAACTGGGGCTAGGTCAAGCCACTCATATCTATTCAGGAGCAGCCCCCATTGCGGTGGATTTGCTTGATTGGTTTGACTCCATTGGTATCGAAATTTTTCAGGCCATTGGCATGACCGAAGATTGCGTGAATTCACATTTTAACCGGCATGGAAAAAATAAAAAAGGAACCGTGGGTATTCCTTTCAAAGGCGTTCAGGTTAAACTTTCGAGCGAAGGCGAACTACGCCTAAAAAGTACGGGCAACATGAAGGGCTATTATAAAGAACCCGAGCTAACCGCTCAAGCATTTGATGAAGAAGGGTTTTTAAAAACAGGTGATAAAGGTGAAATAGACAGAGAAGGATTTCTGACCATTGTTGGCCGGGTGAAAGATCAATTCAAAACCGACAAAGGAAAATATGTTTCACCAGCTCCCATTGAAATGAAATTATTGGCGAACACAGACATTGAACAAGTTTGTGTGGTGGGTATGGGCATTCCTCAACCCATTATGCTCACAGTGCTATCGGCCGCAGGCAAGGCAAAACCAAAAGAAGAATTGATTAAAAGCTTAACTACTTCCATGAATGAAGTGAATGCCAGCTTAGAGCCTTACGAGAAAATGGAAAAAGTAGTCATCATGAAAAGTGATTGGTCGATTGAAAATGGATTGATGACGCCCACCCTGAAAGTGAAGCGTAACGAGGTAGAAAAAATCCACGTCCCTAAATACCCGACTTGGTATCATACCAAAGAGAGTGTGGTGATTTGGGAATGA
- a CDS encoding DUF4372 domain-containing protein — protein sequence MNKGKKFVGQPILSQILSCISTDIIKQSSKQHRSNRYYKRLPVRVHLVSLLYGVFSYCNGLRELCEGILACEGKADTSWFRSGSRS from the coding sequence ATGAATAAAGGTAAAAAATTTGTCGGACAGCCGATTCTTTCTCAAATACTTTCTTGCATATCCACGGATATTATCAAGCAGTCCAGCAAGCAACATCGAAGCAATCGGTATTATAAACGTCTCCCAGTACGAGTTCATCTGGTAAGTCTTTTATACGGTGTTTTCAGTTATTGTAATGGCCTTCGGGAGCTTTGTGAGGGCATATTGGCCTGCGAAGGAAAAGCTGACACATCTTGGTTTCGATCAGGCTCCCGCTCGTAG
- a CDS encoding IS4 family transposase — MRAYWPAKEKLTHLGFDQAPARSTLSDANNNRSYLVFETIYFKLLKQYHSFISDSRLKGLSIRNLKIIDSTTIRLFSDILRGVGRNPLDGSRKKGGIKVHALMDAFSGVAEFVRMTEAKVHDRKFLYHIKLPANSFVVFDKAYNLYHQFVKWTNQKVWFVTRMKSNAVYHVTKVIIDNTQRKNAKGVLKEQYVTVGYKTAEQTLRLKLRRITFKSDDGKVFIFITNNFTLPCAQIALIYKCRWMIELLFKQIKQNFPLRYFWGNSENAIKIQVYAVLIAQLLMVVIRKKAQTKKSFANMITVIRLHLMSYVALFDFIKDTYTAWRKSSDPPLFIA; from the coding sequence GTGAGGGCATATTGGCCTGCGAAGGAAAAGCTGACACATCTTGGTTTCGATCAGGCTCCCGCTCGTAGTACGCTATCCGATGCAAACAACAATCGCAGTTATCTGGTATTTGAAACGATCTACTTCAAATTACTCAAGCAATATCACAGTTTTATCTCGGACAGCCGGTTGAAAGGTCTCAGTATACGTAACTTGAAAATCATAGACAGTACTACCATCCGCTTGTTTAGCGACATTCTACGAGGAGTTGGTCGTAATCCGCTGGATGGTTCACGCAAGAAAGGTGGTATCAAAGTGCATGCCTTGATGGATGCCTTTTCAGGTGTGGCTGAATTTGTAAGAATGACCGAAGCCAAGGTACATGACCGTAAATTCCTCTACCACATTAAGTTACCGGCCAATAGCTTTGTCGTATTTGATAAGGCGTATAACCTGTATCATCAATTTGTAAAGTGGACAAATCAAAAAGTATGGTTCGTAACACGCATGAAAAGCAATGCCGTGTACCATGTCACCAAAGTAATTATCGACAACACTCAAAGGAAAAATGCAAAGGGTGTTCTCAAAGAGCAGTACGTCACAGTGGGCTACAAAACCGCAGAGCAGACCTTGCGATTAAAACTCAGACGGATTACTTTCAAATCCGATGATGGCAAAGTGTTCATCTTCATAACCAACAACTTTACGCTACCCTGTGCGCAAATCGCTTTGATTTACAAGTGTAGATGGATGATTGAGCTCTTGTTCAAACAAATCAAACAAAATTTTCCACTGCGCTACTTCTGGGGTAACAGCGAGAATGCGATTAAAATACAAGTGTATGCAGTGCTCATAGCTCAACTATTAATGGTCGTTATCCGCAAAAAAGCACAGACTAAAAAATCATTTGCCAATATGATTACTGTGATACGGCTACATTTGATGAGTTATGTTGCCTTGTTCGATTTCATCAAAGATACGTATACCGCTTGGCGAAAAAGCAGCGACCCTCCTTTGTTCATCGCGTAA
- a CDS encoding GLPGLI family protein: MTIEYGYAIAWFALDIPISSGPDRFWALPGLIVELSFSERTLINIAEKIEFSSVGDIKPNKGIEVKKEQIEDPKKLNKKWLKDARELLNNEN, encoded by the coding sequence GTGACAATAGAGTATGGCTACGCCATAGCTTGGTTTGCCCTAGATATTCCAATCAGTTCAGGCCCTGATAGATTTTGGGCTCTCCCAGGTCTAATTGTAGAACTAAGTTTTTCTGAACGTACTTTAATTAATATTGCTGAGAAAATAGAGTTCTCATCCGTTGGCGATATTAAGCCAAATAAAGGGATTGAGGTAAAAAAGGAACAGATAGAAGACCCGAAAAAACTTAATAAGAAATGGCTTAAGGATGCCCGAGAACTTTTGAATAATGAAAATTAA
- a CDS encoding GLPGLI family protein, with product MKFSSNSSVYIYRQEERSFTTSDGVHVNTHRDFSDWYIDLMNKEVTKRVILKDGTSLFAVYNAEPIKWELQNETKTILGHVAQKAIAKTHPIRTRETQYDCGDAIAWFATDIPVSSGPDEYWGLPGLILELRFSIAFYFIAEKIVFEPQKDFRPNQGIKVTLNQLDDPEKIDKKWLKNARELLNKN from the coding sequence TTGAAATTTAGCTCTAACTCCTCTGTGTATATTTACCGCCAAGAGGAGAGGTCTTTCACCACTTCAGATGGTGTACATGTCAATACGCATAGAGATTTCTCTGACTGGTATATCGATTTAATGAATAAAGAAGTAACGAAAAGGGTAATACTAAAAGACGGGACAAGTTTATTTGCAGTTTACAACGCTGAGCCAATCAAGTGGGAACTGCAAAACGAAACGAAAACAATTTTAGGTCACGTGGCACAAAAGGCAATCGCTAAAACTCACCCCATTAGGACACGTGAAACGCAATATGATTGTGGGGATGCCATTGCTTGGTTTGCTACTGATATTCCCGTTTCAAGTGGGCCAGATGAGTATTGGGGCCTGCCAGGACTTATCTTAGAACTGAGGTTTTCAATTGCTTTTTATTTTATTGCTGAAAAGATAGTTTTTGAACCACAGAAAGACTTTCGACCGAATCAAGGAATTAAAGTTACACTCAATCAGCTTGATGACCCTGAAAAAATCGATAAAAAGTGGTTGAAAAATGCACGTGAGTTATTAAACAAAAATTAA
- a CDS encoding GLPGLI family protein, whose product MSYVKFFATLLSIQMLSFEGKAQKNNIQGAVTYTYIMKNMGVKADYSLLFTEFGGLYNLYQEDKTFKTSEGYEFYLHKRHLQWYLNFKTREVIHQERVGDKDVFAVYAADPIDWEIQEETGTILGYKVQKAIAKKHHFLTAKSTFPYGDAVAWFAVDIPVPMGPERFWGLPGLILQIKFTNFVGEYTATHIHFQKVDIAIPNTGVKVTKEQILERNKIDKKWLKKASDLLNNDN is encoded by the coding sequence ATGAGTTACGTTAAGTTTTTTGCTACATTATTATCGATACAGATGCTTTCATTTGAAGGGAAGGCTCAAAAAAATAATATTCAAGGCGCAGTAACCTATACTTACATTATGAAGAATATGGGTGTTAAAGCAGATTATTCATTGCTTTTCACTGAGTTTGGCGGTCTTTACAATTTATACCAAGAAGACAAGACTTTCAAAACCTCAGAGGGATATGAATTTTACCTCCACAAAAGACACCTACAATGGTACCTAAATTTCAAAACAAGAGAAGTTATCCACCAAGAGCGCGTTGGCGATAAAGATGTGTTTGCGGTTTATGCTGCCGATCCAATAGATTGGGAAATCCAAGAAGAAACTGGTACGATCTTAGGATATAAGGTTCAAAAGGCAATTGCTAAAAAACATCATTTTCTAACAGCCAAAAGTACCTTTCCTTATGGCGATGCGGTTGCTTGGTTTGCTGTGGATATACCCGTGCCCATGGGGCCTGAGCGATTTTGGGGGCTACCGGGGCTTATCCTGCAAATAAAATTCACAAATTTTGTAGGTGAATACACAGCAACCCATATTCATTTTCAAAAAGTGGATATTGCCATCCCAAACACAGGCGTGAAGGTCACCAAAGAACAAATTTTGGAAAGAAACAAGATTGACAAGAAATGGCTCAAAAAAGCCAGTGACCTGTTGAACAATGACAACTGA